From a single Capsicum annuum cultivar UCD-10X-F1 chromosome 12, UCD10Xv1.1, whole genome shotgun sequence genomic region:
- the LOC124889615 gene encoding uncharacterized protein LOC124889615 — MGSLWPFSTWGMDVIGPIEPPASNRYRFILVSIDYFTKWVEASTHKAVTKKVVEDFVCNNLVCRFGILESIITDNGTNLNSDLMREICERFKISHQNSTAYQPQMNGVVEVANKNIKRILRKIVDGNREWHEKLSYALLGYRTTIRTSTGATPYMLVYGSEAEVGLDDAEWVRSRIEQLMLIDEKRLDAVYHGQLYQNRMIKAFNKKVKPHRFTPGQLVLKKIFPHQGKAKGKFAPNWQGPYVIHQVLSRGAVILAEMDGTVSTKLINSDTVRSTTFEDIRTSRFFVFLNFL; from the exons ATGGGTTCTCTTTGGCCATTTTCtacttggggaatggatgttatTGGGCCCATAGAGCCTCCTGCGTCCAATAGATATCGTTTTATCTTGGTCTctattgattacttcacaaagtgggttgaggccTCAACACATAAGGCCGTAACAAAGAAGGTGGTAGAAGATTTTGTTTGCAACAACTTAGTCTGTCGGTTTGGAATTCTAGAGTCGATCATAACAGATAATGGGACCAATCTTAATAGCGACCTAATGAGAGAGATTTGTGAAAGGTTTAAGATCTCTCACCAAAATTCCACGGCATATCAACCACAAATGAATGGAGTAGTTGAAGTTgcaaacaagaatatcaagaggattttgagaaaaatagtggATGGTAATAGGGAATGGCATGAGAAATTGTCATATGCTTTACTTGGATATCGCACCACAATCAGAACTTCTACTGGGGCAACTCCTTACATGTTGGTCTATGGGTCGGAAGCG GAGGTTGGTCTAGACGACGCTGAATGGGTTCGTAGCAGGATTGAACAGTTGATGCTTATTGACGAAAAGAGATTGGATGCAGTCTATCATGGTCAACTCTATCAAAATAGAATGATCAAGGCGTTTAACAAGAAAGTCAAGCCTCATCGATTCACACCTGGACAGTTGGTATTGAAGAAGATATTCCCTCACCAAGGTAAAGCCAAAGGGAAATTTGCgccaaattggcaaggtccttACGTAATTCATCAAGTGCTATCAAGAGGAGCAGTGATACTTGCAGAAATGGATGGCACAGTAAGCACAAAGCTGATCAACTCAGACACCGTCAGAAGTACTACATTTGAAGACATTAGGACTAGTCGTTTCTTtgtctttttgaattttctctaA